One genomic segment of Intestinimonas butyriciproducens includes these proteins:
- a CDS encoding enoyl-CoA hydratase/isomerase family protein: MSYQYLEYKNDQGTAWVTINRPEQRNALNRETLLELIDVFQAIDKDDSVRVAILTGAGKVFVGGADLKELSVMSALDYLDYGNLYNVLNRLIRENSKPVIGAVNGHALGGGNVLVLSCDIIVASERAKFAVPEINLGIFGGASVLPRIVGRYQAAEMVLFGEAYTAQRGYELGIVNKVVAPEEVVSTAAALAESIKAKSPLAVRMAKRALTVGNQYEPGAASEMQLPLMSLLYSGHDQKEGMQAFFEKREPQYTGR; the protein is encoded by the coding sequence ATGAGCTATCAGTATCTGGAGTATAAGAACGACCAGGGGACCGCCTGGGTGACCATCAATCGCCCCGAGCAGCGCAACGCCTTGAATCGGGAGACGCTGCTGGAGCTCATCGATGTGTTTCAGGCGATCGACAAGGACGACTCCGTCCGCGTGGCCATCCTTACCGGAGCAGGTAAGGTATTCGTGGGTGGGGCGGATCTGAAGGAGCTCTCGGTCATGTCCGCGCTGGATTATCTGGATTACGGCAACCTGTACAACGTACTCAACCGCCTGATCCGGGAAAACAGCAAGCCAGTCATCGGGGCTGTCAACGGGCATGCTCTGGGCGGCGGAAATGTCCTCGTACTGTCCTGCGATATCATCGTGGCGTCCGAGCGGGCAAAGTTCGCCGTACCGGAGATCAACTTGGGCATCTTTGGCGGAGCGTCCGTCCTGCCCCGGATCGTGGGCCGCTACCAGGCGGCGGAGATGGTGCTCTTTGGCGAGGCGTATACCGCACAGAGAGGGTATGAGCTGGGGATCGTCAACAAAGTCGTCGCGCCGGAAGAGGTCGTCTCCACCGCCGCCGCTCTGGCAGAGAGCATCAAGGCCAAGTCTCCCCTGGCTGTTCGCATGGCGAAGCGCGCGCTGACAGTGGGCAACCAGTATGAGCCCGGCGCGGCCTCTGAGATGCAGCTTCCGCTGATGTCGCTGCTCTATTCCGGCCACGACCAGAAGGAGGGCATGCAGGCCTTCTTTGAGAAGAGAGAGCCCCAATATACGGGGCGCTGA
- a CDS encoding CaiB/BaiF CoA transferase family protein — translation MEGLRVLELSQFISAPYAGQMLADLGADVIKVELPGEGKGDIARKYDPMYKEMSLYFASYNRNKRFLTLNLKTPEGQEIFRDLVRRSDVVLDNFRPGVMEKMNLGYEQLKEVNPGIIMASLSGFGQTGPNVHRQALDMSIQALSGFMDVTGFQDGPPTKGGPVLSDFIAGLYLAVGILAAYAYRQRTGMGQYIDIALFDTMFVLMENYPAIYRMSGEVPVRSGNGRPFSAPVGTYQAKDGKWLQISGTAEAHFEKLTVLIGHPEYIGQEGMVGAAARKKYHDKQLDADINKWLSQYTVKEAAALLDECGIPNAIVQTAEEVFNDPQVAAREMLICPRETVLDDIPVIGNPIKMSETPAEYRRGACAAGYDSKEILEELLGRDEVQITQLKEHKII, via the coding sequence TTGGAGGGACTTCGCGTCCTCGAACTCTCGCAGTTCATCTCCGCGCCCTATGCCGGCCAGATGCTGGCCGACCTGGGGGCGGATGTGATCAAGGTGGAACTCCCCGGGGAGGGGAAGGGGGATATCGCCCGTAAATACGACCCCATGTACAAAGAGATGAGTCTGTACTTTGCCTCCTATAACCGCAACAAGCGTTTCCTGACCCTCAACCTGAAGACGCCCGAAGGGCAGGAGATCTTTCGGGATCTGGTGCGCCGGTCCGACGTGGTGCTGGATAATTTCCGGCCCGGCGTCATGGAGAAGATGAACCTGGGCTATGAGCAGCTCAAGGAGGTCAATCCCGGCATTATCATGGCCAGCCTGTCCGGGTTTGGCCAAACCGGTCCCAATGTGCACCGCCAGGCCCTGGATATGTCCATCCAGGCGCTGTCCGGGTTCATGGATGTGACCGGCTTCCAGGACGGCCCCCCCACCAAGGGCGGTCCGGTGCTCAGCGATTTTATCGCCGGGCTCTATCTGGCTGTTGGTATCCTTGCCGCCTATGCCTACCGCCAGCGCACAGGGATGGGGCAGTACATCGATATCGCACTCTTTGACACCATGTTCGTCCTCATGGAGAACTATCCCGCCATCTACCGGATGTCCGGTGAGGTGCCCGTGCGCTCCGGCAACGGGCGGCCCTTCTCCGCGCCCGTGGGCACCTATCAGGCCAAGGACGGCAAGTGGCTCCAGATATCCGGCACCGCGGAAGCCCATTTCGAAAAGCTCACCGTGCTCATCGGCCATCCGGAGTATATCGGCCAGGAGGGCATGGTCGGCGCGGCAGCGCGCAAGAAGTACCATGACAAACAGCTCGACGCGGATATCAACAAGTGGCTCTCTCAGTATACGGTCAAGGAAGCCGCCGCCCTGCTGGACGAGTGCGGGATCCCCAATGCCATTGTACAGACGGCGGAAGAGGTGTTCAACGATCCCCAGGTGGCGGCCCGTGAGATGCTCATCTGTCCTCGAGAAACCGTATTAGACGATATCCCCGTCATCGGCAACCCCATTAAAATGAGCGAGACACCGGCGGAGTACCGGCGCGGCGCCTGTGCAGCCGGTTACGATAGCAAGGAGATCCTGGAGGAGCTCCTGGGACGCGATGAGGTGCAGATCACGCAGCTGAAGGAACACAAGATCATCTGA
- a CDS encoding enoyl-CoA hydratase/isomerase family protein — MAYQNIKIEINDGIAVLTLNRPEVRNALDYVTWDEIRAGMRELRFNDDAHVIILTGAGGKAFASGADIKALNARTVSEQMNSEVNDILYEITMHKKPVIAAVDGYALGGGCELAMACDIRIATKKSKFGQPEVNLGIIPGGGGTQRLQRLVGIGKAKELIFTGDIISAEEAERIGLIEKVVEDGAVLEAAIEMAKKIKAKGPVAVTLAKQAINVGANTDLYSGLCFERYSQAIAFSTADKAEGTLAFIEKRPAQFKGV; from the coding sequence ATGGCTTACCAGAATATCAAGATCGAGATCAACGATGGGATTGCCGTCCTGACCCTGAACCGCCCGGAGGTCCGCAATGCGCTGGATTATGTGACCTGGGATGAGATCCGGGCTGGAATGCGGGAGCTCCGCTTCAACGACGACGCGCATGTGATCATTCTCACCGGCGCAGGCGGAAAGGCATTTGCCTCCGGCGCTGATATCAAGGCGCTCAACGCCCGGACGGTCAGCGAGCAGATGAACAGCGAAGTCAACGACATCCTCTATGAGATTACCATGCACAAAAAGCCCGTCATCGCCGCGGTGGACGGCTACGCCCTGGGCGGCGGCTGCGAGCTGGCCATGGCCTGCGATATCCGCATCGCCACAAAGAAGTCCAAGTTCGGCCAGCCGGAGGTCAATCTGGGCATCATCCCCGGCGGCGGCGGCACCCAGCGCCTGCAGCGCCTGGTGGGTATCGGCAAGGCCAAGGAGCTCATCTTTACCGGCGATATCATCTCCGCCGAGGAGGCTGAGCGCATCGGTCTGATCGAAAAGGTGGTGGAGGACGGCGCCGTGCTGGAGGCCGCCATCGAGATGGCCAAAAAGATCAAGGCGAAGGGCCCCGTGGCCGTTACGCTTGCCAAGCAGGCCATCAACGTGGGAGCCAACACCGACCTGTATTCCGGGCTGTGCTTTGAGCGCTACTCCCAGGCCATCGCCTTCTCCACGGCGGACAAGGCGGAGGGTACGCTGGCCTTCATTGAGAAGCGTCCCGCACAGTTCAAGGGCGTCTGA
- a CDS encoding MaoC family dehydratase: protein MSEKVWNITKYAIAQYAQAVENLEPMYLNEKDAQQAGFETTIAPTSLCAQYQMFQDPQVKVPKGGVHTKQKMSFFKPIQAGDALTARTEVAEGTDAKGRLQITYTTTFTNQNGEVVCSGVMTNLVPGARK, encoded by the coding sequence ATGAGCGAGAAGGTTTGGAATATCACCAAATACGCCATCGCACAGTATGCCCAGGCCGTGGAAAACCTGGAGCCCATGTATCTCAACGAGAAGGATGCGCAGCAGGCCGGGTTTGAGACGACCATCGCCCCCACCAGCCTCTGCGCCCAATATCAGATGTTCCAGGACCCCCAGGTCAAGGTGCCCAAGGGCGGGGTCCATACCAAGCAGAAGATGTCTTTCTTCAAGCCGATCCAGGCGGGAGATGCCCTCACCGCCAGGACGGAAGTGGCCGAGGGGACCGACGCCAAGGGCAGGCTTCAGATCACCTACACCACCACTTTTACCAATCAGAATGGCGAGGTGGTGTGCTCCGGTGTGATGACCAACCTGGTTCCCGGGGCCAGGAAGTGA
- a CDS encoding MaoC family dehydratase: MKYALLQTVEAGASLIPVVKHLNQDKIDMFGVLSGATGSVHVDPVYCANSPFKTTLAHGFLTMAYASEMMELNFGMDWSTRGEIEVKFIGQAHPGDTVLTEGRVTKVEEREDGLYVECALTVLNQAGGNVMVGTASLIKKK, from the coding sequence ATGAAATACGCACTGCTGCAGACAGTGGAGGCGGGGGCCTCTCTGATCCCCGTGGTCAAGCACTTGAATCAGGACAAGATCGATATGTTCGGCGTCCTGAGCGGCGCGACCGGATCCGTCCATGTGGACCCGGTCTACTGCGCCAACTCCCCCTTCAAGACCACGCTGGCCCACGGCTTCTTGACCATGGCGTATGCCTCCGAAATGATGGAGCTCAACTTCGGTATGGACTGGTCCACCAGAGGGGAGATCGAGGTCAAGTTCATCGGGCAGGCCCATCCGGGGGACACCGTACTCACAGAGGGGAGGGTTACGAAAGTAGAGGAGCGGGAGGACGGCCTCTATGTGGAGTGTGCGCTTACCGTCCTCAATCAAGCCGGTGGAAATGTGATGGTAGGTACCGCGAGCCTGATCAAAAAGAAGTAA
- a CDS encoding thiolase family protein has translation MSHLQPQDVVIAAFGRSAVGRAKKGSLRNTHPVDFGGQVLRQVLDKVPQLDPKDISDIIIGCSKCEEVQGYNIGRLICLRAGVPYDVPAQTVNRFCSSGLQTIYTAINMIRCGDAEVMVAGGVETMSLLPMGTKDEVRCRWIKENEPGAYMPMGITAENVAEACHITREEQDRMALESHQKAAAAQDSGKFVEQIVPVEALDDDGNPFVFDKDEGIRRGLTMEDLAKLKTVFKEGGTVTAATSSQMSDAAAMVVLMTARKAEALGIKPLAKFVSFGVRGLDPCVMGLGPKMAVPIALARAGLTIDQMDVIEINEAFAAQAIPCIRDLGMDPKKVNPNGGAMAMGHPLGATGAILTIKAVSEMNRIGGKYCMVTMCIGGGMGAAGIFEAV, from the coding sequence ATGAGCCATCTTCAGCCTCAGGACGTTGTCATCGCCGCCTTTGGGCGCAGTGCCGTGGGCCGCGCGAAAAAGGGGTCTCTGCGCAACACCCATCCCGTGGATTTCGGCGGCCAGGTCCTCCGCCAGGTCCTCGACAAGGTCCCCCAGTTGGACCCCAAGGATATCTCCGATATCATCATTGGCTGCTCCAAATGCGAGGAGGTCCAGGGCTACAACATCGGCCGCCTGATCTGCCTGCGCGCTGGCGTACCCTATGATGTGCCCGCCCAGACGGTGAATCGTTTCTGTTCCTCCGGACTGCAGACCATCTATACCGCCATCAACATGATCCGCTGCGGCGACGCCGAGGTGATGGTGGCCGGCGGTGTGGAGACAATGTCCCTGCTGCCCATGGGCACCAAGGACGAGGTCCGCTGCCGCTGGATCAAGGAGAATGAGCCCGGCGCCTATATGCCCATGGGCATCACCGCCGAGAACGTGGCGGAGGCCTGCCACATCACCCGGGAGGAGCAGGACCGGATGGCGCTGGAGAGCCATCAGAAGGCCGCTGCGGCCCAGGACAGCGGGAAGTTTGTGGAGCAGATCGTCCCTGTGGAGGCACTGGACGATGACGGAAATCCCTTTGTGTTCGACAAGGACGAGGGCATCCGCCGGGGCCTCACCATGGAGGACCTGGCCAAGCTGAAGACCGTGTTTAAAGAGGGCGGGACCGTGACCGCCGCTACGTCCTCCCAGATGAGCGATGCCGCCGCCATGGTGGTCCTGATGACCGCCCGGAAGGCGGAAGCGCTGGGCATCAAGCCTCTGGCCAAATTCGTCTCCTTTGGTGTGCGCGGCCTGGATCCCTGTGTTATGGGTCTTGGCCCCAAGATGGCCGTGCCCATTGCGCTGGCGCGCGCGGGTCTCACCATCGACCAGATGGACGTCATTGAGATCAATGAGGCATTTGCCGCTCAGGCCATCCCCTGCATCCGCGATCTGGGCATGGACCCCAAGAAGGTCAACCCCAACGGCGGCGCCATGGCCATGGGCCATCCCCTGGGCGCTACCGGCGCGATCCTCACCATCAAGGCCGTCAGCGAAATGAATCGGATCGGCGGAAAGTACTGCATGGTGACCATGTGCATCGGCGGCGGCATGGGTGCCGCAGGCATCTTCGAGGCCGTCTGA
- a CDS encoding CaiB/BaiF CoA transferase family protein, whose translation MLKSDKRSEILMAGQRTKPLSGYKVIELSTFVAAPSCGRLLRDWGADVIKVESGKGDAWRYHGSTHRVTSTEEENPMFDLVNAGKKSVVVDLKSAEGKAVLYDLLSDADIFLTNTRAKSLRKLGLDYESLKERFPKLIYASVTGFGEEGPETDKPGFDLVAYWGNSGFLNDLSIDTGTSYPILAPTGIGDVTCGTALFGGICAALLGRERTGKGDYVTISLFGGAIWIMSFMYLRAQQRYGDPFPKHREETPPLTAPYRCKDGEWLMLSILEYERYFPALCKVLGVPELAEDPRFADKKAADQHRGELIRALEERFIREDFAYWNKALNESDIVNDRLRHFKDIVDSEQAWVNHYLTKVEFPDGGECVMPRPAVQSREMGVPELERGPLLGADTPEVLSERLGYSGEKIKALLKSGAVQQHP comes from the coding sequence ATGCTGAAATCGGATAAAAGGAGCGAGATTCTTATGGCGGGCCAGCGGACAAAGCCCCTGTCGGGGTATAAGGTAATTGAGCTGTCGACGTTCGTGGCGGCGCCGTCCTGCGGGCGTCTGCTGCGGGACTGGGGTGCGGACGTGATCAAGGTGGAGTCGGGGAAGGGCGATGCGTGGCGGTACCACGGCTCAACGCACCGTGTGACGTCGACGGAGGAGGAAAACCCGATGTTCGACCTGGTGAACGCGGGGAAGAAGAGCGTGGTGGTGGATCTGAAGAGCGCGGAAGGGAAAGCGGTGCTGTATGATCTGCTGTCGGACGCGGACATCTTCCTGACGAACACGCGGGCGAAGTCACTCCGGAAGCTGGGGCTGGACTACGAGAGCCTGAAGGAGCGGTTTCCCAAGCTGATCTATGCGTCGGTGACAGGCTTCGGAGAAGAGGGCCCGGAGACGGACAAGCCGGGATTCGATCTGGTGGCGTACTGGGGAAACAGCGGATTCTTGAACGACCTGTCGATCGACACGGGGACGAGCTACCCGATCCTGGCGCCGACGGGGATCGGAGACGTGACGTGCGGAACGGCGCTGTTCGGGGGGATCTGTGCGGCGCTGCTGGGGCGTGAGCGGACGGGGAAGGGGGACTATGTGACGATATCCCTGTTCGGGGGAGCGATCTGGATCATGAGCTTCATGTACCTGCGGGCGCAGCAGCGATATGGGGATCCGTTTCCGAAGCACCGGGAGGAGACGCCTCCACTCACGGCGCCGTACCGGTGCAAGGACGGGGAGTGGCTGATGCTGTCGATATTGGAGTATGAGCGGTACTTCCCGGCGCTGTGCAAGGTGCTTGGGGTGCCGGAGCTGGCGGAGGACCCCCGGTTTGCGGACAAGAAGGCGGCGGACCAGCACCGCGGCGAGCTGATCCGGGCGCTGGAGGAGCGGTTCATCAGGGAGGACTTCGCGTACTGGAACAAGGCCTTGAACGAGAGCGACATCGTAAACGACCGCCTGCGGCACTTCAAGGACATCGTGGACAGCGAGCAGGCGTGGGTGAACCACTACTTGACGAAGGTGGAGTTCCCGGATGGCGGGGAGTGCGTGATGCCCCGTCCGGCGGTGCAGTCCCGTGAGATGGGGGTGCCGGAGCTGGAGCGTGGGCCGCTGCTGGGGGCGGACACGCCGGAAGTGCTGTCGGAGAGACTTGGTTACAGTGGGGAGAAGATCAAGGCGCTGCTGAAGAGCGGTGCGGTCCAGCAGCACCCGTAA
- a CDS encoding 3-hydroxyacyl-CoA dehydrogenase family protein, which produces MKVSDVKKVCVAGGGQMGRQIALNAAIHGFDTYLTDAIADVLTAVDKWSAEYLEGRVAKGKLTAEQAADAKAKFHLVPTLQEAAEGAQIVIEAILEDKDIKTNFYKEVGAIVDENAVLASNSSYMPSSLFKDYVPNPSRLANMHYFNPALVLKLVEVVRGEHTADETVDFIVDFAVANGKTPIRVNKEIEGFVVNRVLRAIRDEAFFLVEDGVCTAEDLDTGVELGLNHPMGPFRLLDLTGIDLNYMASDRRWKETGVKPHGYDIVKAKYEAHEWGRKTGKGFYDYSKK; this is translated from the coding sequence ATGAAGGTTTCTGATGTGAAGAAAGTATGTGTGGCTGGGGGCGGCCAGATGGGGCGTCAGATCGCGCTGAACGCGGCGATCCACGGCTTTGACACCTATCTGACGGACGCCATTGCCGATGTGCTGACCGCGGTGGACAAGTGGAGCGCGGAGTATCTGGAAGGCCGCGTGGCTAAGGGCAAGCTGACCGCGGAGCAGGCGGCCGACGCCAAGGCGAAGTTCCATCTGGTGCCCACCCTGCAGGAGGCCGCGGAGGGCGCTCAGATCGTCATCGAGGCCATCCTGGAGGACAAGGACATCAAGACCAACTTCTATAAAGAAGTGGGCGCGATCGTCGATGAGAATGCCGTCCTGGCCTCTAACTCCAGCTATATGCCCTCTTCCCTCTTCAAGGACTATGTGCCCAATCCCAGCCGCCTGGCCAACATGCACTATTTCAACCCCGCCCTGGTGCTGAAGCTGGTGGAGGTGGTGCGCGGCGAGCACACTGCCGACGAGACCGTGGACTTTATTGTGGACTTCGCCGTGGCCAACGGCAAAACGCCCATCAGGGTCAACAAGGAGATTGAGGGCTTTGTGGTCAACCGCGTCCTGCGCGCCATCCGGGACGAGGCGTTCTTCCTGGTGGAAGACGGCGTCTGCACGGCTGAGGATCTGGACACCGGCGTGGAGCTGGGGCTGAACCACCCCATGGGCCCCTTCCGCCTGCTGGACCTCACCGGCATCGACCTGAACTACATGGCCAGCGACCGCCGCTGGAAGGAGACCGGCGTCAAGCCCCACGGCTATGACATCGTAAAGGCCAAGTACGAGGCCCACGAGTGGGGCCGGAAGACCGGCAAGGGCTTCTACGACTACTCCAAAAAGTAA
- a CDS encoding helix-turn-helix domain-containing protein — protein sequence MNNRIRELRKSLHLSQTEFAREIGLKQNAISYMEKNGSTVTEQNIKAICARFHVNEDWLRSGSGNMFLEYNRRQEEFFAVFGALSPILQDYLIKTARDLLDAQLKLQSFPGEASQ from the coding sequence ATGAACAATCGCATCCGCGAACTTAGGAAATCCCTTCATCTGAGTCAAACGGAATTTGCCAGAGAGATCGGATTGAAGCAAAACGCTATCAGTTACATGGAGAAAAACGGTTCCACGGTAACGGAGCAGAATATCAAGGCAATCTGTGCGCGGTTTCATGTCAATGAGGACTGGTTGCGTTCCGGTTCCGGAAACATGTTTTTGGAATACAACAGGCGTCAAGAGGAATTTTTCGCTGTCTTTGGCGCCCTTTCTCCCATTTTGCAGGATTATTTGATCAAAACCGCGCGCGATCTCTTGGACGCTCAGCTAAAGCTGCAGTCCTTCCCCGGTGAGGCTTCCCAGTAG
- a CDS encoding sodium:solute symporter family protein, with the protein MTFSIIPVFTIVLLVGLCVYTWITRDKDDNAGDYNNMDRSATWLYLAGTYTATLVSAVGMVGLPGQSYTTGYMYGLANWGSTIGLMLSALFFGPQIRKFGKTTVAEFFQFRFDSKAFRLIVAIITVLGTGAYFVSQTIGAAVILETIVGIPFNTTVIIVVVIVAYLALVGGAKTVTVTDTILFCVIAVALGVVFAPTVIGVAGGLPAMKILAGTTPEFLKLGGLANAPFGTMVGFIMLWALGIGAAPVNLSRAFLAKSNREWLKGMMVAFCVTVFMIWSVHSAAAYGRLINPDLTSGSQVMPWLALNAVPKAIGLAGVLGLVAACVSTADTQLLVIAQSSALDIWGHIKPDLDAKVAQKRTRIMVAIFAVAGAILSLGNSTFVVAFGNFGSSVFAAAFFPILTTALFNKRVTKAAAMVSMIVGIACDFVLHVIPMTMGMAWGTVSYLPYGIHPVIWSTAAAYIALFVVTALTKPTKQEIAAFDHAMAVQEPIDPNLSDSHMIKIAVGLLVFGAIFFAFVLYLSTCCVA; encoded by the coding sequence GTGACATTTTCGATTATTCCTGTTTTTACGATTGTACTGCTGGTAGGTCTGTGTGTATACACCTGGATAACCAGGGACAAGGACGACAACGCGGGAGACTACAACAACATGGACCGGAGCGCGACCTGGCTCTATCTGGCGGGTACTTATACTGCGACGCTGGTCAGTGCGGTCGGCATGGTCGGCCTCCCCGGCCAGTCCTATACCACCGGCTATATGTATGGCCTGGCCAACTGGGGCTCCACCATCGGCCTGATGCTCTCCGCCCTGTTTTTCGGCCCCCAGATCCGGAAATTCGGCAAGACTACGGTGGCCGAGTTTTTCCAGTTCCGGTTTGACAGCAAGGCGTTCCGGCTGATCGTGGCCATCATCACCGTCCTGGGCACCGGCGCCTACTTTGTCAGCCAGACCATCGGCGCCGCCGTCATCCTGGAGACCATCGTGGGCATCCCCTTCAACACCACGGTCATTATCGTTGTGGTGATCGTCGCCTATCTGGCCCTGGTCGGCGGCGCCAAAACGGTCACGGTCACCGATACGATCCTGTTCTGCGTGATCGCCGTGGCCCTCGGAGTGGTGTTTGCACCGACGGTAATTGGAGTAGCCGGTGGACTACCCGCTATGAAAATACTGGCCGGCACCACGCCCGAGTTCCTGAAGCTGGGCGGCCTTGCCAACGCGCCCTTCGGCACCATGGTCGGCTTCATCATGCTCTGGGCCTTGGGGATCGGCGCGGCCCCCGTCAATCTCTCACGCGCCTTCCTGGCCAAGTCCAACCGCGAGTGGCTCAAGGGCATGATGGTGGCGTTCTGTGTCACAGTATTTATGATCTGGTCCGTCCACTCCGCTGCGGCCTACGGCCGCCTCATCAATCCCGACCTGACCTCCGGCTCCCAGGTGATGCCCTGGCTGGCCCTCAACGCCGTGCCCAAGGCCATTGGCCTGGCGGGCGTCCTGGGCCTGGTGGCTGCCTGTGTCTCCACCGCGGATACACAGCTGCTGGTCATCGCCCAGTCCTCCGCTCTGGATATCTGGGGACACATCAAGCCCGACCTGGATGCCAAGGTGGCCCAGAAGCGCACCCGGATCATGGTAGCGATCTTTGCCGTGGCCGGCGCGATCCTTTCCCTGGGCAACTCGACTTTTGTCGTCGCTTTCGGCAATTTCGGCTCGTCCGTGTTCGCAGCGGCGTTCTTCCCCATTCTGACCACGGCCCTATTCAACAAACGGGTGACCAAGGCGGCCGCAATGGTCTCCATGATAGTGGGCATTGCCTGTGACTTTGTCCTCCACGTCATTCCCATGACGATGGGCATGGCCTGGGGCACCGTATCCTATCTGCCCTATGGCATCCACCCCGTCATCTGGTCCACTGCTGCGGCGTATATCGCCCTGTTTGTCGTCACTGCGCTCACCAAACCCACCAAACAGGAAATCGCCGCCTTTGACCACGCGATGGCGGTGCAGGAACCCATCGATCCCAACCTCAGCGACAGCCATATGATCAAAATAGCGGTGGGGCTCCTGGTTTTCGGAGCCATCTTCTTCGCCTTTGTGCTCTACCTCTCCACCTGCTGCGTGGCGTGA
- a CDS encoding amidohydrolase family protein, whose translation MTCDIVIRNGHVVDPATGTDGVKTIGILGNQIVEGAEAGKASVSEVDAAGCYVFPGLVDHHAHLFYGASEFCVKPETCLPFGVTAMVDPGTAGSANFDSFYQNIIVGSIPRIRAYISVNPGGLYGREYHTHYDASLLSPGRMSYQNIKAIFEKYPEQLLGLKLMLSTANVGDQGIEILEATLRLADEIGCRVCVHTTDMSITAADVAGRLRPGDIYCHCFTCTDGRSILDEAGRVRPEVLDARRRGVIFDAANGTFHYDHEVAEAAIAQGFPPDVLGSDIVIYAANMGHKVRSLPFLMSKYRNVGMDLPSVVRMVTQTPARLMGMEGEIGTLAPGAFADVAIFKWKEAKAYFEDAKSTYRETDRLLVPQMTIADGKIVYCQVDFNNGL comes from the coding sequence ATGACTTGTGACATTGTTATCCGCAACGGCCATGTGGTCGACCCCGCGACGGGGACAGATGGGGTCAAGACGATCGGGATCCTGGGGAACCAGATCGTGGAGGGGGCGGAGGCGGGCAAAGCCTCGGTGAGTGAAGTGGATGCTGCGGGGTGCTACGTGTTCCCTGGTCTTGTGGACCACCACGCCCATCTGTTTTACGGCGCCAGCGAATTCTGTGTCAAACCGGAGACCTGCCTTCCCTTCGGCGTGACGGCGATGGTCGACCCCGGCACGGCGGGAAGCGCCAACTTCGACTCCTTTTATCAGAATATCATCGTGGGCAGCATCCCCCGCATCCGCGCCTATATCAGCGTGAACCCCGGCGGGCTGTACGGACGGGAGTACCATACCCACTATGACGCGTCCCTGCTCTCTCCGGGGCGGATGAGCTACCAAAACATAAAGGCGATCTTTGAGAAGTACCCGGAGCAGCTTCTGGGGCTGAAGCTGATGCTCAGCACGGCCAATGTGGGAGACCAGGGGATCGAGATTCTGGAGGCGACGCTGCGCCTGGCGGACGAGATCGGCTGCCGGGTCTGCGTACATACCACCGACATGTCCATAACGGCGGCTGACGTGGCCGGCAGGCTCCGGCCCGGCGACATCTACTGCCACTGCTTCACCTGCACGGACGGCAGGAGTATTCTGGATGAGGCGGGAAGGGTCCGGCCGGAGGTGCTGGACGCGCGCCGCCGGGGCGTGATCTTTGACGCCGCCAACGGCACCTTCCATTACGACCATGAGGTGGCCGAGGCCGCCATCGCCCAGGGGTTCCCCCCGGACGTCCTGGGCTCTGACATCGTGATCTATGCGGCCAATATGGGGCATAAGGTGCGCAGCCTCCCCTTCCTGATGTCCAAATACAGAAACGTGGGCATGGATCTGCCGTCCGTCGTCCGTATGGTGACCCAGACGCCCGCCCGGCTGATGGGGATGGAGGGGGAGATCGGCACGCTGGCGCCGGGCGCCTTTGCCGATGTGGCGATTTTCAAGTGGAAGGAGGCAAAAGCCTACTTCGAGGACGCCAAGTCCACCTATCGGGAGACGGACCGGCTGCTGGTCCCGCAGATGACCATTGCCGACGGCAAGATCGTCTATTGCCAGGTGGACTTTAACAACGGACTATAA